One region of Anaeromyxobacter paludicola genomic DNA includes:
- a CDS encoding recombinase family protein, whose product MRVCLYHRVSTLDQNPTLAREELQGAAARLGGEVVLEVEETGSGARNDRPGLQKLMDAARRGKLDAVVVWKLDRFGRSALDVLANIRDLDAAGVRFLAITQGIDIRPGGDAMSRLMLTMLAAVAEFERDLIRERTRLGMTKARAAGKHIGRPRAAGPSRAEVEELRQAGHSWREVAKALGCSTWAARQTCVTGSPTRPG is encoded by the coding sequence ATGCGGGTCTGCCTGTACCACCGGGTCTCGACGCTGGACCAGAACCCGACCCTGGCACGCGAGGAGCTTCAGGGTGCCGCCGCCCGCCTGGGCGGCGAGGTCGTGCTCGAGGTGGAGGAGACGGGCAGCGGGGCGCGGAACGACCGCCCCGGCCTCCAGAAGCTCATGGACGCCGCTCGACGCGGCAAGCTCGATGCCGTGGTCGTTTGGAAGCTGGACCGCTTCGGCCGGTCGGCGCTCGACGTGCTCGCCAACATCCGGGACCTGGACGCCGCTGGTGTCCGGTTCCTTGCCATCACCCAGGGCATCGACATCCGGCCGGGCGGCGACGCGATGTCACGCCTCATGCTGACGATGCTCGCGGCGGTGGCCGAGTTCGAGCGGGACCTCATCCGTGAGCGCACCCGGCTCGGCATGACGAAGGCGCGGGCCGCAGGCAAGCACATCGGCCGACCGCGTGCCGCCGGGCCGAGCCGGGCCGAGGTTGAAGAACTTCGTCAGGCGGGTCACTCCTGGCGCGAGGTAGCGAAGGCCCTCGGGTGCTCGACCTGGGCGGCCCGGCAGACTTGCG